One Aerococcus urinaeequi DNA segment encodes these proteins:
- a CDS encoding glycosyltransferase — translation MNIAIFTDTYFPQVSGVATSIQTLKETFEDNGHQVYIFTTSDPKAEIEDHVFRYESVPFLFFKDRRVAIPSFASIYRKCKELEIDIVHSQTEFSMGLMGVSVARYMRIPLVHTYHTWYEKYLHYILNGKLISRKTVVHLSKLFCDQADLVISPSGQMKDVLRDYQIQKPIHVLATGVKLPKKIDQDVLKNFRQSWGIAQDEYLLLSINRIAEEKNLIAIIEQFPQVLADIPNAKLLLAGDGPQLKELKELTAELNLTDKVVFPGFVAHDQVNVLYQAADVYVNLSTSETQGLTFIEAITNHLPVIAMKTPYLAALEDIATFGHLLTEVTDFPQSVKAIAATQSTLTEGLAPLIYHVSADVFYEDLYHIYQYMIELQSEKPRNLIGRSVYLSSSFAELHKPLKWTSKYFPSFYIRRKDE, via the coding sequence ATGAATATCGCGATCTTTACCGATACCTACTTTCCACAAGTAAGTGGGGTCGCTACATCAATTCAAACATTAAAAGAAACGTTTGAGGATAACGGACATCAAGTATATATCTTTACGACATCTGATCCAAAGGCAGAAATTGAAGACCATGTCTTTCGCTATGAATCAGTTCCTTTTCTATTCTTCAAGGATAGACGAGTGGCGATTCCTTCCTTTGCATCGATTTACCGTAAATGTAAAGAGTTAGAAATAGATATCGTCCATTCCCAAACGGAGTTTTCTATGGGGTTGATGGGGGTAAGCGTAGCGCGCTATATGAGGATTCCACTAGTGCACACTTACCACACTTGGTATGAGAAATACCTCCATTATATTTTGAACGGCAAATTAATTTCTCGAAAAACGGTCGTTCATTTGTCTAAACTTTTCTGTGATCAAGCTGATTTGGTCATTTCACCTAGTGGTCAGATGAAAGATGTTTTACGAGACTATCAAATTCAAAAACCCATTCATGTCTTGGCAACCGGGGTAAAGTTACCTAAGAAAATTGACCAAGATGTCTTAAAAAACTTTAGACAAAGCTGGGGTATTGCACAAGATGAGTATTTACTATTATCGATTAACCGTATTGCTGAAGAAAAAAACTTAATCGCGATTATCGAGCAGTTCCCTCAGGTGCTAGCGGATATTCCGAATGCAAAGTTATTACTTGCTGGAGACGGGCCACAATTAAAAGAGTTAAAAGAGTTAACAGCCGAACTGAACTTGACGGATAAAGTCGTTTTCCCAGGCTTTGTGGCTCATGACCAAGTCAACGTCTTGTACCAAGCGGCGGATGTTTATGTGAATTTATCAACTTCAGAAACGCAAGGCTTAACCTTTATTGAAGCCATCACCAACCATTTACCGGTGATTGCCATGAAGACGCCTTATCTAGCGGCCCTTGAAGATATTGCAACGTTCGGTCATTTATTAACCGAAGTGACAGACTTTCCGCAATCTGTGAAGGCTATTGCAGCTACGCAATCTACATTAACAGAAGGGCTAGCGCCATTGATTTACCATGTGTCGGCGGACGTTTTCTATGAAGACTTGTACCATATTTATCAGTACATGATTGAATTGCAGTCAGAGAAACCGAGAAATTTAATTGGCCGAAGTGTTTACCTATCTTCTTCTTTTGCAGAATTACATAAGCCCTTGAAGTGGACTAGCAAGTACTTTCCGTCTTTCTATATTCGCAGAAAGGATGAATAG
- a CDS encoding YkuJ family protein, translated as MQSSRLEAIITRLKAMLSDDSEIEVRRFEKEGVEKCIVRFNKESESFELEDLTINETFQFDDIDLVAMEIYELIQ; from the coding sequence ATGCAATCATCTCGATTAGAAGCAATTATTACCCGATTAAAAGCGATGCTTTCTGATGACTCAGAAATCGAAGTACGTCGTTTTGAAAAAGAGGGCGTTGAGAAGTGTATTGTACGCTTTAACAAAGAGTCTGAAAGTTTTGAATTAGAGGACTTAACAATCAACGAAACTTTCCAATTTGATGACATTGATTTAGTCGCAATGGAAATCTACGAGTTAATTCAATAA
- a CDS encoding Mur ligase family protein, with product MSDSMKLSRAIAFFKDSGSATTITQENTADEVVIDRITFDSRAVTANTLFVCKGLNFKASYLKDAVDRGAVAYLSEQDYAADIPGIIVEDIRLAMAQLANFFYQSPWQDVAISGITGTKGKTTTAGFVNQILTLDSQKKGQALPGFVSSTFNYDGLEKTPSTLTTPEAMDLYEMLATMRDNGVKRATMEVSSQALKYHRVDDVKMQVVAFLNISPDHISPVEHPTFADYFQSKLRIFDHGKVAVINEDTDHYEEILKAAQDAENIERIVTVSRKNPAADYFADELAFSETKQTFVVKNQGETIPMALNVLGHFNINNALVAAAIARENDVEWATIQKALGDAKTDGRMEIYRSADNQLTFVVDFAHNKISFEELFSSVKEMAPDNDIRIVFGSAGGKAENRRADMGHVAGLNTNEIYLTSDDPNFEDSYKIMAEIEEAINGVNPDAKVRSNLDRTGSIYMAYKDAIASGKPTTIVVAGKGSEDTIKINGRNEFYVPDFEYVQQLIAFYEFKGRI from the coding sequence ATGTCAGATTCAATGAAATTATCGCGTGCTATAGCTTTTTTTAAGGACAGTGGCAGCGCAACAACCATTACACAAGAAAATACTGCAGACGAGGTCGTAATTGATCGCATCACCTTCGACTCGCGTGCGGTGACAGCCAACACCTTATTCGTTTGTAAGGGGCTAAACTTTAAGGCATCATACCTAAAAGATGCCGTTGACCGCGGGGCAGTGGCCTACCTATCAGAACAAGATTACGCAGCAGACATCCCAGGCATTATCGTTGAAGATATCCGCCTAGCGATGGCTCAGCTCGCCAACTTCTTCTACCAATCACCTTGGCAAGACGTGGCCATTTCAGGGATTACAGGTACCAAGGGTAAAACAACCACTGCAGGTTTTGTTAACCAAATTTTGACTCTAGACAGTCAGAAAAAAGGGCAAGCACTACCTGGTTTCGTATCATCTACCTTTAACTATGATGGCCTAGAAAAAACACCATCAACTCTTACTACGCCGGAAGCCATGGATTTATATGAAATGCTAGCAACAATGCGAGACAATGGGGTGAAACGGGCAACTATGGAAGTATCCAGTCAAGCCTTAAAATACCACCGCGTTGATGACGTGAAGATGCAAGTGGTGGCCTTTTTAAATATATCACCAGACCATATATCACCAGTTGAACATCCCACTTTTGCTGACTACTTCCAGTCAAAATTACGGATTTTTGACCACGGTAAAGTGGCCGTCATCAATGAAGATACGGACCATTATGAAGAAATTTTAAAAGCAGCACAAGATGCTGAAAATATTGAACGGATTGTGACTGTTTCACGCAAGAACCCGGCGGCTGATTATTTTGCCGATGAATTAGCTTTTAGTGAAACCAAACAGACTTTTGTGGTGAAAAACCAAGGTGAAACGATTCCGATGGCTTTAAATGTCTTAGGGCACTTCAATATCAACAATGCTTTAGTGGCTGCGGCGATTGCGCGCGAAAACGATGTAGAGTGGGCAACAATTCAAAAGGCTTTAGGCGATGCCAAAACTGATGGCCGGATGGAAATTTATCGTAGTGCGGACAATCAATTAACCTTTGTTGTTGATTTCGCGCACAACAAGATTTCTTTTGAAGAATTATTCTCATCTGTTAAAGAAATGGCCCCTGATAATGACATCCGCATCGTTTTTGGATCAGCCGGTGGTAAAGCTGAAAACAGACGTGCTGATATGGGCCATGTGGCTGGTTTAAATACCAATGAAATTTATTTAACCAGTGATGATCCAAACTTTGAAGACTCTTATAAAATCATGGCTGAAATTGAAGAAGCCATTAACGGGGTCAATCCAGATGCTAAAGTAAGAAGCAATTTAGATCGGACCGGATCAATCTATATGGCCTATAAGGATGCGATTGCGTCCGGGAAACCGACGACCATTGTGGTAGCTGGTAAGGGGTCTGAAGATACGATCAAAATTAATGGCCGTAACGAATTCTATGTTCCTGATTTTGAATATGTTCAACAATTGATTGCTTTTTATGAATTTAAGGGTAGAATTTAA
- a CDS encoding homoserine dehydrogenase — MANLKQINIGLLGLGTVGGGVAKIMHDHAQKMSDTEGIQYQVTKIFVRDIEKSKAKHPGLPESIQLTTDFNDVINDPSIDIVVEAMGGTTFAADCIESALRAGKHIVTANKDLVAIKRGLDLIQYAQDHQLDFLYEAAVAGGIPILNSLRTPLASDKLFSVSGIVNGTTNYILTKMVEQGRGFDEVLAEAQALGLAEADPSGDVDGLDAARKIVILTKMAFGVTVDLNEIPVKGIRHVTARDIQVASSLGYVIKLIGRANFVDGTVYAEVAPTLVPKTHPLSTVRNEMNAVFTEGAATGEMMFYGPGAGELPTGAMVVSDIMAIGQHIHTETTGQPFANYSQDAAWKKAEDIKSVGFFHFETEDKQGQFIKLVQIFDDAKVSLDKVFQEPSSDDKTAKIVVVTHEMSQAQLQQINQATQDSPELNLISYYSVLPEAK; from the coding sequence GTGGCAAATTTGAAACAAATTAATATTGGATTACTTGGTCTAGGTACAGTCGGTGGTGGCGTAGCCAAAATTATGCACGATCACGCACAAAAAATGTCAGATACGGAAGGTATTCAATACCAAGTAACGAAGATTTTTGTCCGCGATATTGAAAAATCAAAAGCGAAACATCCCGGATTACCAGAAAGCATTCAATTGACAACTGATTTCAATGATGTCATCAACGATCCTTCAATTGATATTGTCGTTGAAGCGATGGGTGGAACAACATTCGCAGCTGACTGTATTGAATCTGCTTTACGCGCTGGTAAACACATCGTAACTGCTAATAAGGACTTGGTGGCGATTAAACGCGGTTTAGATTTAATCCAATATGCCCAAGACCATCAATTAGACTTCTTATATGAAGCGGCAGTTGCTGGTGGTATTCCAATTTTAAACAGTTTACGTACGCCACTAGCGTCAGACAAGTTATTCTCTGTATCAGGTATTGTCAACGGGACAACGAATTACATTTTGACAAAAATGGTGGAACAAGGTCGTGGCTTCGATGAAGTCTTAGCGGAAGCCCAAGCTTTAGGTTTAGCAGAAGCAGACCCATCAGGCGATGTTGATGGTTTAGATGCAGCCCGTAAGATTGTAATCTTAACGAAAATGGCCTTTGGGGTGACTGTCGACTTGAACGAAATTCCAGTCAAAGGAATCCGTCATGTCACAGCTCGTGATATCCAAGTTGCTAGCTCATTAGGTTATGTGATCAAGCTAATTGGTCGTGCAAACTTTGTAGACGGTACTGTATACGCTGAAGTGGCGCCAACCTTAGTACCAAAAACCCATCCATTATCAACTGTTCGTAACGAAATGAATGCTGTCTTTACTGAGGGAGCAGCGACTGGCGAGATGATGTTCTACGGGCCAGGTGCCGGCGAATTACCTACAGGCGCTATGGTGGTTTCAGATATTATGGCCATTGGTCAACATATTCACACAGAAACGACTGGTCAACCATTTGCGAATTACAGTCAAGATGCCGCTTGGAAAAAGGCTGAAGATATCAAATCTGTCGGTTTCTTCCATTTTGAAACTGAAGACAAACAAGGGCAATTCATCAAGCTTGTCCAAATCTTTGACGATGCGAAAGTCAGCTTAGACAAGGTATTCCAAGAACCGTCATCTGACGATAAGACAGCGAAAATTGTGGTTGTCACTCATGAAATGTCACAAGCCCAATTACAACAAATCAATCAAGCCACACAAGATAGTCCTGAATTAAACCTGATTTCTTACTATTCTGTGTTGCCTGAAGCGAAGTAG
- the thrB gene encoding homoserine kinase: protein MVEKVRVKVPATSANMGPGFDSIGVAVSLYLTVDILSPSEQWQIDHDLGEGIPTDASNMVIETILRFAPDAKPHYLKMTSDIPTARGLGSSSSAIVAGIAIAEILAGANWSMDEKINMANEIEGHPDNIAPALAGGLVVSVAMDLTHVLWTKSLLEDVHFIATVPNRELLTKQARAVLPKELVFADAVRANGIGNVFVSKLLEGDIEAVGTLMEMDQLHEPFRAQLVPELGEIRQVLSRVDGVYGTYLSGAGPTIMTLVQATASDQIVEAISQLNLDVQIKTLDFASDGVIVENM, encoded by the coding sequence ATGGTAGAAAAGGTACGTGTGAAAGTCCCGGCGACTTCAGCCAATATGGGACCCGGCTTTGATTCAATCGGTGTTGCCGTTAGCCTATATTTAACGGTGGATATTCTTAGCCCTAGTGAACAATGGCAAATTGACCATGACCTAGGCGAAGGGATTCCAACTGATGCATCCAACATGGTGATTGAAACAATTTTACGGTTCGCACCGGATGCCAAGCCCCACTATTTAAAAATGACTAGTGACATCCCGACAGCCCGTGGTTTAGGGTCATCATCTTCAGCCATTGTGGCGGGTATTGCCATTGCTGAAATTTTAGCTGGGGCTAATTGGTCAATGGATGAAAAGATTAACATGGCTAACGAAATCGAAGGGCACCCAGATAACATTGCGCCAGCTTTAGCGGGCGGGTTAGTAGTATCTGTAGCCATGGATTTAACCCATGTCTTGTGGACGAAGTCTTTATTAGAGGATGTGCATTTTATTGCGACCGTCCCTAACCGTGAGCTATTAACTAAACAAGCGAGAGCCGTTTTGCCGAAAGAATTGGTCTTTGCAGATGCAGTTCGAGCGAATGGTATTGGCAACGTCTTCGTCAGTAAGTTGTTAGAAGGGGACATTGAAGCAGTGGGTACCTTGATGGAAATGGACCAGCTGCATGAACCATTCCGGGCGCAATTAGTGCCAGAATTAGGTGAAATCCGCCAAGTTTTGTCAAGAGTTGACGGGGTTTACGGGACTTACCTATCAGGTGCCGGCCCAACTATTATGACCCTTGTCCAAGCTACTGCCTCAGATCAAATTGTTGAAGCAATCAGCCAATTAAATCTTGACGTACAGATAAAGACACTTGACTTTGCCTCAGATGGGGTTATAGTAGAGAATATGTGA
- a CDS encoding YqeG family HAD IIIA-type phosphatase, whose protein sequence is MKKDYFKPTWMIERIYQLTPDQLAKHNIKGVITDLDNTLIAWDNPDGTPELRAWLQTMEEAGIPVVILSNNHHGRVKRVADQLGVLFTSDAKKPSRRGFRRAIDMLGVSQDEVVIVGDQLLTDVFGGNRLGIRSILVMPLVETDLVWTLLNRKIEKFLFKRIEKKHPDLKWRNNIV, encoded by the coding sequence ATGAAAAAAGACTATTTTAAACCAACCTGGATGATAGAACGTATCTATCAATTGACACCTGATCAATTAGCCAAACATAATATCAAAGGCGTGATCACCGACCTAGATAACACCTTGATTGCATGGGATAACCCGGATGGGACACCGGAGCTGCGCGCTTGGTTACAAACCATGGAAGAAGCGGGGATACCTGTTGTCATCTTATCCAATAACCATCACGGCCGTGTGAAACGTGTTGCTGACCAGCTAGGGGTACTCTTTACCTCAGATGCTAAAAAACCTTCTCGTAGAGGATTTAGACGGGCCATTGACATGCTTGGTGTCAGCCAGGATGAAGTAGTCATTGTTGGTGACCAACTTTTAACCGATGTTTTTGGTGGTAACCGCCTAGGCATTCGCAGTATCTTGGTCATGCCATTAGTTGAAACAGACTTGGTATGGACCCTATTAAACCGTAAAATTGAAAAATTCTTATTCAAGAGAATTGAAAAGAAACATCCCGACTTGAAGTGGAGGAATAATATTGTCTAA
- the yqeH gene encoding ribosome biogenesis GTPase YqeH: MSNEETLYCVGCGAEIQTDQPDKRGYTPQSAYQKGIESGLLYCQRCFKLRHYNTLEKVSTSADEFLAILNTLSEKDALIVNVIDIFDVAGSLINGLNRFAGSNPILMVANKMDAIPKAVKHNRIENWLRKYLKDNGIKIDDLILTSAKKRANIDDLLAKIDEMRDGRDVYVIGMANVGKSSLINRILQATGVEADVITTSQFPGTTLDLIDIPFDDANGNEASLIDTPGIINPGQMTSILEGKELVDALPNKEIKPVTFQLNPEQTLFFGGLARLDFIAGERTSFTVYMSGQIKPHRRKLEGSDEFYQEHLGGILQPPYPENEANFPGLVRKEFSIKTPTDIVFPGLGWVSVSDPVQIAAYVPKGVDIITREKLI, from the coding sequence TTGTCTAACGAAGAAACACTATATTGCGTTGGTTGTGGTGCTGAAATTCAGACTGACCAACCAGACAAACGCGGGTACACCCCGCAATCTGCCTACCAAAAAGGTATCGAATCAGGATTATTATACTGCCAACGTTGTTTTAAATTGCGTCATTATAATACCCTTGAGAAAGTATCGACATCTGCAGATGAATTTTTAGCCATCTTAAACACCCTTAGTGAAAAAGATGCCCTTATTGTTAACGTGATTGACATCTTTGACGTAGCAGGCTCTTTAATTAACGGCTTGAACCGTTTTGCAGGGTCTAACCCCATCCTAATGGTTGCCAACAAGATGGACGCCATTCCAAAGGCAGTGAAACACAACCGGATTGAAAATTGGTTGCGTAAATACTTGAAAGATAATGGGATTAAAATCGATGATTTAATCCTTACCTCAGCTAAAAAGCGGGCTAATATTGACGATTTATTAGCGAAAATCGATGAAATGCGTGATGGCCGTGATGTTTATGTGATTGGTATGGCTAATGTTGGTAAATCTTCATTGATTAACCGTATTCTTCAAGCCACGGGTGTTGAAGCGGACGTCATTACAACTAGTCAGTTCCCAGGAACGACTTTAGATTTAATCGATATTCCTTTTGACGATGCAAATGGTAATGAAGCTAGCTTAATTGATACACCTGGAATCATTAACCCAGGCCAGATGACCTCTATTTTAGAAGGAAAAGAATTGGTGGATGCTTTACCGAATAAAGAAATCAAACCTGTGACTTTCCAGCTGAATCCAGAACAAACATTGTTCTTTGGTGGCTTAGCCCGTCTTGATTTTATTGCTGGTGAACGGACGTCCTTCACGGTTTATATGTCTGGTCAGATAAAACCTCACCGTCGTAAATTAGAGGGTTCAGACGAATTTTACCAAGAACATCTTGGTGGGATTTTACAACCGCCTTACCCAGAAAATGAGGCCAATTTCCCAGGACTAGTCCGCAAAGAATTCTCAATCAAAACACCAACTGATATCGTATTTCCAGGTTTAGGCTGGGTTTCAGTAAGTGACCCAGTTCAAATTGCGGCTTACGTGCCAAAGGGTGTTGATATTATTACCAGAGAAAAATTAATCTAG
- the yhbY gene encoding ribosome assembly RNA-binding protein YhbY — MNNKQKKFLRKEAHHLNPVANIGKNGLSEEFMVQIDEVLEKRELIKVHLLQNTDEETSEAATEIAEAVDAFVVQTIGRVITLYRPSSESKYQEISAQVKALG; from the coding sequence TTGAATAACAAACAAAAGAAATTTTTACGTAAAGAAGCCCATCATTTGAACCCCGTAGCCAACATTGGTAAAAACGGTTTATCAGAAGAATTTATGGTGCAAATTGATGAAGTCCTAGAAAAACGTGAGTTGATCAAGGTACATTTATTACAAAATACAGATGAAGAAACTAGTGAAGCGGCAACAGAAATCGCTGAGGCAGTAGATGCATTTGTTGTCCAAACAATTGGACGTGTGATTACTTTATACCGTCCTTCTTCTGAATCTAAGTATCAAGAAATCTCAGCGCAAGTAAAAGCTTTAGGCTAA
- a CDS encoding nicotinate-nucleotide adenylyltransferase, whose product MAKVSFLDQEHVRLINEPETELAFEDNPNKRIGILGGTFNPIHNGHLLMAEQVYDKLKLDEVWFMPNKKPPHSETKETLDDAYRVDMIELAIQDNPHFSLEAIELDRVGKSYTVDTMEILTALYPTYEFYFIIGADMIENLPKWHRIDDLIKMVHFVGVGREGYQNDTDYPLIFVDAEGMTVSSTGIRNSVAEKASIRYLTPGPVVAYIQEKGLYQAHES is encoded by the coding sequence GTGGCAAAGGTATCATTTTTAGATCAAGAACATGTTCGTTTGATAAATGAACCAGAGACAGAATTAGCGTTTGAAGACAATCCCAATAAACGGATTGGTATTCTTGGGGGTACCTTTAACCCCATCCATAACGGTCATTTATTGATGGCTGAACAAGTCTATGACAAGCTGAAATTAGATGAAGTGTGGTTTATGCCAAACAAGAAGCCACCCCATTCGGAAACCAAAGAAACCTTAGACGACGCCTACCGGGTAGATATGATTGAATTGGCAATCCAAGACAATCCACATTTTAGTCTAGAAGCAATTGAACTCGACCGGGTAGGGAAATCTTATACGGTGGATACTATGGAGATTTTAACGGCCCTGTATCCAACTTATGAGTTCTATTTCATCATTGGGGCGGATATGATCGAAAACTTACCTAAATGGCATCGGATTGATGATTTGATTAAGATGGTGCATTTTGTAGGTGTTGGCCGTGAGGGTTATCAAAATGATACGGACTATCCATTGATTTTTGTAGACGCTGAAGGGATGACCGTGTCATCAACAGGGATCAGAAACTCGGTGGCAGAAAAAGCCTCTATCCGTTACCTGACACCAGGACCTGTTGTTGCCTACATTCAAGAAAAGGGGTTATATCAAGCACATGAAAGCTAG
- the yqeK gene encoding bis(5'-nucleosyl)-tetraphosphatase (symmetrical) YqeK — MKARELNPDLINIKRDELEKLLQARLTNKRYKHVLRVEETAIELAERYPEADVDKASIAALLHDYAKEDSENHLSEFKDYPGYDPEWLNYGSAIWHGPLAAMIANTRFGVNDEDILQAVWSHTIGSYDMTLDQNILFIADYIEPGRDFKGVEQARDLAKTDLDAAVDFKIKQSIVHLVESGRQVYPETIAIYNDWVKKFSSKKSNKNK; from the coding sequence ATGAAAGCTAGAGAATTAAATCCGGATCTGATTAATATTAAACGGGATGAACTTGAGAAATTACTGCAAGCTCGTTTAACCAACAAGCGGTATAAGCACGTCTTACGGGTGGAAGAAACAGCTATTGAACTAGCTGAACGATACCCTGAAGCGGACGTAGATAAGGCCAGTATAGCAGCCTTACTCCATGATTATGCTAAAGAGGATAGCGAAAACCACTTATCTGAGTTTAAAGACTATCCTGGATACGACCCAGAGTGGTTAAATTACGGATCTGCCATTTGGCACGGTCCATTAGCCGCTATGATCGCAAATACTCGATTTGGGGTCAATGATGAAGATATCTTACAGGCTGTTTGGTCCCATACTATAGGGAGCTATGACATGACTCTAGACCAAAACATCTTGTTTATCGCCGACTATATCGAACCAGGTCGTGACTTTAAGGGCGTTGAACAAGCACGAGATCTAGCCAAGACTGACTTAGATGCGGCAGTAGACTTTAAAATCAAACAATCTATTGTCCATTTGGTTGAATCAGGCCGTCAAGTATATCCAGAAACAATCGCCATCTACAATGATTGGGTTAAAAAATTTAGCAGCAAAAAAAGTAATAAAAACAAGTAA
- the rsfS gene encoding ribosome silencing factor: MTKKSEILLEAIVRGADDRLATDIVALDVANTTPMADYFVIMSGRNDRQVKAIVDAVEDAIEEAGFSVKGIEGKDGNRWILIDAFDVIVHVFTSEERGFYNLEKMWAEAPLVNVEEWIS; the protein is encoded by the coding sequence ATGACTAAAAAGAGTGAAATATTATTAGAAGCAATCGTTAGAGGTGCGGACGACCGCTTAGCGACAGATATCGTAGCCTTAGACGTTGCCAACACAACACCAATGGCTGACTATTTTGTCATCATGTCTGGTCGTAACGATCGTCAAGTTAAAGCCATTGTGGACGCTGTTGAAGACGCAATTGAAGAAGCAGGATTTTCAGTGAAGGGTATCGAAGGAAAAGACGGTAACCGTTGGATCTTAATCGATGCTTTCGATGTGATTGTACACGTATTTACAAGTGAAGAACGTGGTTTCTACAACTTAGAAAAAATGTGGGCTGAAGCACCATTAGTCAACGTTGAAGAATGGATTAGCTAA
- a CDS encoding class I SAM-dependent DNA methyltransferase encodes MTENQQQYDVFADVYEILFDDSLYLSWFTFATETMQAFDKFIEGQDYWLDLGAGGGQFAILMAQAGYPIKGLDLSEKMVAAAKANAKEAKLDLEFWQDDMTTFELRDQAAVISCFCDTFNYLADANAVKTTFTHIYQQLQDGGIFMFDVHSIHQINDIYPETSFVVEWDDAVFTWTSDQFRGENTIDHTINVFVQNTDDNNYQRFEEMHYEQTLPIEAYQEILTQVGFKNIRVTADFGQDAPDESSKRIFFSAQK; translated from the coding sequence ATGACAGAAAATCAACAACAATATGACGTATTCGCCGATGTCTACGAAATCTTGTTTGATGACAGTCTATACCTATCTTGGTTTACCTTCGCCACAGAAACCATGCAGGCCTTCGACAAATTCATAGAGGGCCAAGACTATTGGTTGGACCTTGGCGCAGGTGGCGGTCAATTCGCTATTTTGATGGCCCAAGCAGGTTATCCTATCAAGGGGCTAGACCTATCTGAAAAAATGGTCGCTGCAGCCAAAGCGAACGCTAAGGAAGCTAAGTTAGACCTTGAATTCTGGCAAGATGACATGACCACATTTGAATTAAGGGACCAAGCAGCAGTCATTTCCTGTTTCTGCGATACCTTTAATTATCTAGCGGACGCGAATGCGGTGAAAACTACTTTTACCCATATCTACCAGCAATTACAAGATGGTGGGATTTTCATGTTCGACGTTCATTCTATCCATCAAATAAATGACATCTATCCAGAAACATCCTTTGTCGTTGAATGGGATGACGCCGTATTTACCTGGACATCAGACCAGTTCCGTGGCGAAAATACCATCGACCATACCATTAACGTATTCGTTCAAAACACAGACGATAACAACTACCAACGGTTTGAAGAAATGCACTACGAACAGACCTTGCCTATTGAAGCTTACCAGGAAATTTTGACCCAAGTAGGCTTCAAGAACATCCGTGTCACAGCAGACTTTGGCCAAGACGCACCGGATGAGAGTTCTAAACGTATCTTCTTTTCAGCGCAGAAATAA